The Platichthys flesus chromosome 10, fPlaFle2.1, whole genome shotgun sequence genome includes a window with the following:
- the LOC133962516 gene encoding uncharacterized protein LOC133962516, translating into MQRRRRINLQKSGGMSSDVQHGEVPSTSKLSTRTQKRSTHKAQKKMPAGTSAGRLECFIKMTTERGQIEMTASNLNQSSPVLDPITSIGQMTTERGQIEMTASNLNQSSPVLDPLTRIGQCPKHRLVCATIGSLDKCVQCVGPVSSFKWLQCEEEIALSDTEAKDSEGESDDSDTAVTASEAGNAGCALASTLTKQVQETADFAGTVTSTVDEAICPSEGKTHQEHDSRKVKKKIWSKAEVAAVMRHFKSHIIKGRLATKYECSHCKMVEGSVLAQRTVQNIRDFVRNRGITAKRQTEQQKL; encoded by the exons ATGCAGAGGCGAAGGCGCATTAATCTCCAGAAATCTGGAGGGATGTCATCAGATGTCCAACATGGTGAGGTACCATCCACATCAAAGCTTTCTACAAGAACTCAAAAGAGGTCAACACATAAGGCCCAAAAAAAGATGCCTGCAGGGACATCAGCTGGTCGTCTTGAATGCTTTATTAAG ATGACGACCGAAAGAGGCCAGATTGAGATGACTGCAAGCAACCTGAACCAGTCAAGTCCAGTGcttgatccaatcacaagtatTGGACAG ATGACGACCGAAAGAGGCCAGATTGAGATGACTGCAAGCAACCTGAACCAGTCAAGTCCAGTGCTTGATCCACTCACAAGGATTGGACAG TGTCCGAAACATCGCCTAGTGTGCGCAACAATAGGCTCCTTGGACAAGTGCGTTCAGTGTGTGGGACCTGTATCCTCCTTCAAGTGGCTTCAATGCGAAG AGGAAATTGCATTGAGTGACACTGAGGCCAAGGACAGTGAAGGCGAGTCAGATGACAGTGACACAGCCGTCACAGCATCAGAGGCTGGAAATGCTGGTTGTGCATTAGCTTCTACACTCACAAAACAGGTCCAGGAAACTGCAGATTTTG CAGGAACTGTGACGTCCACAGTAGATGAGGCTATTTGTCCGTCTGAAG GCAAAACTCATCAAGAACATGATTccagaaaagtgaaaaagaagatcTGGTCCAAGGCTGAGGTGGCTGCAGTAATGCGGCACTTCAAAAGTCACATAATCAAAGGAAGACTAGCCACAAAATATGAATGCAGTCACTGCAAGATGGTCGAAGGCTCCGTTCTAGCACAACGAACAGTGCAAAATATAAGGGACTTTGTCAGAAACCGGGGAATAACTGcaaagaggcagacagagcagCAAAAGCTGTAA